In Castor canadensis chromosome 11, mCasCan1.hap1v2, whole genome shotgun sequence, a single genomic region encodes these proteins:
- the LOC141414055 gene encoding uncharacterized protein, with translation MVCKSGACDTGPCGSAPLAAASQSQSAWLRGRPREQRRGGEGATPATPGAASAGNLRPLPPPSPLRSGSWSLGPGLGKRKSRPSWDSSSRVAAVHCLLFLVPERCQCQGEMLVAGKDCMFCLGEYPCPLISHPEPPDPRAPSPQPNLQRTEQLSVNQIATGTGIGAQNPARSRRAQCSQCVLVCLPLSSPDGWGLTDKEPRLLRRVKHSSLAPCPPSSSFSTTAWHAVLI, from the exons ATGGTTTGTAAAA GCGGTGCATGTGATACCGGCCCTTGTGGCTCCGCCCCCCTGGCGGCAGCCAGCCAATCGCAGAGTGCCTGGCTGCGCGGCCGGCCCCGGGAACAGCGGCGGGGAGGGGAGGGCGCTACACCCGCCACCCCAGGCGCTGCCAGCGCGGGGAACCTGCGGCcgcttcctcccccctcccccctccgaTCTGGGTCGTGGAGTCTCGGGCCAGGGCTGGGGAAGAGGAAGTCGCGGCCCAGCTGGGACAGCAGCAGCAG GGTGGCAGCTGTGCATTGCCTGCTCTTCCTAGTGCCAGAGAGGTGCCAGTGCCAAGGCGAGATGTTGGTGGCAGGGAAGGACTGTATGTTCTGCCTAGGCGAGTATCCCTGTCCCCTAATCTCCCACCCAGAGCCCCCTGACCCCAGAGCCCCCTCCCCTCAACCTAATCTGCAGCGCACGGAGCAGCTGTCTGTCAATCAAATAGCGACAGGCACCGGGATCGGCGCGCAGAACCCGGCAAGATCCAGACGCGCTCAGTGCAGCCAGTGCGTGCTTGTCTGTTTGCCTCTCTCTTCTCCCGACGGTTGGGGACTTACTGACAAAGAACCCAGACTTCTCCGGAGGGTGAAGCACTCATCTCTCGCGCCTTGTCCGCCCTCAAGCTCCTTCTCCACCACCGCCTGGCACGCTGTGCTGATCTAA